Proteins found in one Bordetella genomosp. 9 genomic segment:
- a CDS encoding enoyl-CoA hydratase/isomerase family protein — protein MAIVEPPLESSSAARPAAGRVLCRREGAVARVCLSHPGRMNAITVAMWAELARLFGELSADPTLRCVVVQGDGGHFAAGADIREFPRERGDQAAVMRYHRDILAPALAAIAACPHPVVARIDGVCVGGGLEIACLCDLRIGARTARLGAPINRLGFPMAPDEMRGLLQLAGRAVTMELLLEGRILDAPEACAKGLLTRVVADADLDGEVRRCVDRIQAGAPLAARLNKGMATRLARDDALSDEEYERFFSYAESRDHREGVRAFLAGEAPIFTGD, from the coding sequence ATGGCGATCGTCGAACCGCCGCTCGAATCATCATCCGCCGCGCGACCGGCCGCGGGGAGGGTGTTGTGCCGCCGCGAAGGCGCGGTGGCCCGCGTCTGCCTGTCCCATCCCGGGCGCATGAACGCCATTACCGTCGCGATGTGGGCCGAGCTGGCGCGCCTGTTCGGCGAGCTTTCCGCCGATCCCACGCTGCGCTGCGTCGTCGTGCAAGGCGATGGCGGGCATTTCGCCGCGGGCGCGGATATCCGCGAATTCCCACGCGAGCGCGGCGACCAGGCCGCCGTGATGCGCTATCACCGCGACATACTCGCCCCCGCGCTGGCGGCGATCGCCGCCTGCCCCCATCCCGTCGTCGCCCGCATCGATGGCGTCTGCGTGGGCGGGGGGCTGGAAATCGCCTGCCTGTGCGATCTGCGCATCGGCGCGCGCACCGCGCGCCTGGGCGCCCCCATCAATCGCCTGGGGTTTCCGATGGCGCCGGACGAGATGCGCGGATTGCTGCAACTCGCGGGACGCGCCGTCACGATGGAATTGCTGCTGGAAGGGCGCATCCTGGACGCGCCGGAAGCCTGCGCCAAGGGCCTGCTGACCCGCGTCGTCGCCGATGCCGATCTGGACGGCGAGGTGCGGCGTTGCGTGGACCGCATCCAGGCGGGCGCGCCGCTGGCGGCCCGCCTGAACAAAGGCATGGCGACGCGCCTGGCGCGCGACGACGCGCTCAGCGACGAAGAATACGAACGATTTTTTTCCTACGCCGAAAGCCGCGACCACCGGGAGGGCGTGCGCGCCTTCCTGGCCGGCGAAGCACCGATATTCACTGGAGACTGA
- a CDS encoding malonate--CoA ligase yields MSNANLYAVLETGFPQDRSKVAIETPSLRYTWDDIDRASACLANLLKSLHLPKDARVAVQVEKSPEALLLYLATLRAGLVYLPLNTAYRESEIDYFLGNAEPSVVVCASANLPWIQRLADKCGVAHVYTLDDDRTGTLLDAAGKLPQTFKTVTRQADDLAAILYTSGTTGRSKGAMLSHGNLASNARTLNSYWGWRADDVLLHMLPIFHVHGLFVASHGALLAGARMIWLPKLDLDQALRYLPESTVMMGVPTYYVRLLADPRFDRAVCARMRLFISGSAPLLTETFGAFQERTGHTILERYGMSETVMLTSNPYDAVEGARIGGTVGKALPGVEVRVVDDNGRKLPPGEIGNVQVRGPNVFSGYWRMPEKTREEFAEEGWFKTGDVGRWGGEANGHPIPVDYLSIVGRSKDLIISGGYNVYPKEIESVIDDMPGVEESAVIGVPHPDFGEAVVAIVVPRAGAALDPAAIQNELKGRIANFKVPKRVHVTEQLPRNTMGKVQKNVLRDTFGQL; encoded by the coding sequence GTGAGCAACGCCAATCTGTACGCGGTACTCGAAACGGGTTTTCCGCAGGATCGCAGCAAGGTCGCGATCGAGACGCCGAGCCTGCGCTACACCTGGGACGACATCGACAGGGCCAGCGCCTGCCTGGCCAACCTGTTGAAGTCCTTGCACCTGCCCAAGGACGCCAGGGTGGCGGTACAGGTCGAGAAGTCGCCGGAAGCGCTGCTGCTTTACCTGGCCACCCTGCGCGCCGGCCTGGTCTATCTGCCCTTGAACACCGCGTACCGCGAATCCGAGATCGATTACTTTCTCGGCAATGCCGAGCCGTCCGTCGTGGTCTGCGCCTCGGCCAACCTGCCCTGGATACAGCGGCTGGCGGACAAGTGCGGCGTCGCGCACGTGTACACGCTGGACGACGATCGCACCGGCACGCTGCTGGACGCGGCCGGCAAGCTGCCCCAGACCTTCAAGACCGTGACGCGGCAGGCGGATGACCTGGCCGCCATTCTGTACACGTCGGGCACCACGGGCCGCAGCAAGGGCGCCATGCTGTCGCATGGCAACCTGGCCTCCAATGCACGGACCTTGAACAGCTATTGGGGCTGGCGCGCCGACGATGTGCTGCTGCACATGCTGCCCATCTTCCACGTGCATGGCCTGTTCGTGGCATCGCACGGCGCGCTGCTGGCGGGTGCCCGCATGATCTGGCTGCCCAAGCTGGACCTGGACCAGGCGCTGCGCTATCTGCCCGAAAGCACCGTCATGATGGGCGTGCCCACGTATTACGTGCGGCTGCTGGCGGATCCGCGCTTCGACCGCGCGGTGTGCGCGCGCATGCGCCTGTTCATCTCCGGTTCGGCGCCGCTGCTGACGGAGACCTTCGGCGCCTTCCAGGAACGCACCGGCCATACCATCCTGGAACGCTATGGCATGAGCGAAACCGTCATGCTGACATCCAACCCCTACGACGCGGTGGAAGGCGCGCGCATTGGCGGCACGGTCGGCAAGGCGCTGCCCGGCGTGGAGGTCCGTGTGGTGGACGACAACGGCAGGAAACTGCCCCCCGGCGAGATCGGCAATGTGCAGGTGCGCGGCCCGAACGTGTTTTCCGGCTATTGGCGCATGCCGGAAAAAACCCGCGAGGAGTTCGCCGAGGAAGGCTGGTTCAAGACCGGCGACGTCGGCCGCTGGGGTGGCGAGGCGAACGGCCATCCCATCCCCGTCGACTATCTGAGCATCGTCGGCCGCAGCAAGGACCTGATCATTTCGGGCGGCTATAACGTCTATCCCAAGGAAATCGAGTCGGTCATCGACGACATGCCCGGGGTGGAGGAATCGGCCGTCATCGGCGTGCCGCATCCCGATTTCGGGGAAGCCGTGGTCGCCATCGTCGTGCCGCGCGCCGGCGCGGCGCTGGACCCCGCGGCGATCCAGAACGAGCTCAAAGGACGTATCGCCAACTTCAAGGTGCCCAAGCGCGTGCACGTGACGGAACAGCTGCCGCGCAACACCATGGGGAAGGTGCAGAAGAACGTCCTGCGCGATACGTTCGGCCAGTTGTAA
- a CDS encoding Bug family tripartite tricarboxylate transporter substrate binding protein: MAYRTRFAALGAALLALTLANPASADWPERPVTIIVPFPAGGGTDTFARPLAEQLRAQLGQTVVIDNKGGAGGTVGAAVAAKARPDGYTFFMGGAHHAVAPALYKQLSYDIQKDFIPVALLAQPPQVVVINASKLPVKTLQAFIAYAKERPGQINYGTAGKGSTHHLAGELFAMQTGIKLVDVPYQGAGPMLSALIGGQVEMAFDGLGSSSGHIRAGSIKPLAVAAAQRSPFFPDIPTAAESGVMNYEVSTWYALWAPAGTPRPAVDRMIREVTIALNTPKLKEQWASNGSATPDLTGPAFGKFVDAEVARWGKVVKDSGVTLE, translated from the coding sequence ATGGCTTACCGTACCAGGTTCGCGGCGCTGGGCGCCGCTTTGCTCGCGCTCACCCTGGCAAACCCGGCATCGGCCGATTGGCCCGAACGTCCCGTCACCATCATCGTCCCGTTTCCCGCGGGCGGCGGCACCGATACTTTCGCCCGTCCCCTGGCCGAACAGCTGCGCGCGCAGCTGGGCCAGACGGTCGTCATCGACAACAAGGGCGGCGCGGGCGGCACCGTGGGCGCCGCCGTCGCGGCCAAGGCGCGTCCCGACGGCTATACCTTCTTCATGGGCGGGGCGCACCACGCGGTGGCGCCGGCGCTGTACAAGCAGTTGAGCTACGACATCCAGAAGGACTTCATTCCCGTGGCCCTGCTGGCGCAGCCGCCCCAGGTGGTCGTGATCAATGCGTCCAAGCTGCCCGTCAAGACCCTGCAGGCGTTCATCGCCTACGCCAAGGAGCGGCCGGGCCAGATCAACTACGGCACCGCCGGCAAGGGCAGTACCCACCACCTGGCGGGCGAGCTGTTCGCGATGCAGACCGGCATCAAGCTGGTCGACGTGCCTTACCAGGGCGCCGGGCCGATGCTGTCGGCGCTGATCGGGGGGCAAGTGGAAATGGCCTTCGACGGACTGGGATCGTCGTCGGGGCACATCCGCGCGGGCAGCATCAAGCCGCTGGCGGTGGCGGCGGCGCAGCGTTCGCCGTTCTTTCCCGATATTCCCACCGCGGCCGAGTCCGGCGTCATGAATTACGAGGTGTCCACCTGGTACGCGCTATGGGCGCCGGCGGGTACGCCCCGTCCGGCCGTCGACCGCATGATCCGCGAGGTCACCATCGCCCTGAATACGCCCAAGCTGAAGGAGCAGTGGGCATCCAACGGATCGGCGACACCGGACCTGACGGGGCCGGCCTTCGGCAAATTCGTCGATGCCGAAGTGGCGCGCTGGGGCAAGGTGGTGAAGGACTCCGGCGTCACGCTGGAGTAG
- a CDS encoding aldo/keto reductase: MQQRQLGRSGLTVPPLAFGGNVFGWTVGEAEAFSLLDAMVDAGLNFIDTADVYSRWAPGNRGGESEVIIGKWLAKSGKRDKVIIATKVGMEMGPKAKGLSPAYIARAVEDSLARLQTDYIDLYQSHRDDPDTPLTDTLAAYGKLRDQGKIRAIGASNYTAVRLSEALLFSERNGLPRYESIQPEYNLYSREPYESALQAVVTAQGLGTINYYALASGFLSGKYRTAADAGKSVRGKKIVETYLNDRGIRILDALDKAAEATGATPAQVALAWTIAQPGIAAPIASATSLAQLDDLVKAAYLTLPPEILRSLDEASAWR; the protein is encoded by the coding sequence ATGCAACAACGTCAACTTGGCCGTTCCGGCCTGACCGTCCCGCCGCTGGCGTTCGGCGGCAATGTCTTCGGCTGGACCGTCGGCGAAGCGGAGGCCTTTTCCCTGCTGGACGCCATGGTCGACGCCGGCTTGAATTTCATCGACACCGCCGACGTCTATTCCCGCTGGGCACCCGGCAACCGGGGCGGGGAATCCGAGGTCATCATCGGCAAGTGGCTGGCCAAGTCGGGCAAGCGGGACAAAGTGATCATCGCCACCAAGGTGGGCATGGAAATGGGCCCCAAGGCGAAGGGCCTGTCGCCGGCGTATATCGCGCGCGCCGTGGAAGACTCGCTGGCGCGGCTGCAGACGGACTATATCGATCTCTACCAATCGCATCGCGACGATCCCGATACGCCGCTGACGGACACCCTGGCGGCCTACGGCAAGCTGCGCGACCAGGGCAAGATACGCGCCATCGGCGCTTCCAACTACACCGCGGTGCGGCTGTCGGAAGCCCTGTTGTTCAGCGAACGCAACGGCCTGCCGCGCTATGAGTCCATCCAGCCCGAATACAACCTGTACTCGCGCGAGCCCTATGAAAGCGCGCTGCAGGCGGTGGTGACGGCGCAGGGGCTGGGCACGATCAACTACTACGCGCTGGCCAGCGGTTTCCTGTCCGGCAAGTACCGCACGGCGGCCGATGCCGGCAAGAGCGTGCGCGGCAAGAAGATCGTCGAGACGTATCTGAACGATCGCGGCATCCGCATCCTGGACGCGCTGGACAAGGCGGCGGAGGCGACCGGCGCCACGCCTGCGCAGGTGGCGCTGGCCTGGACCATCGCGCAGCCCGGCATCGCAGCGCCGATCGCCAGCGCGACGTCGCTGGCGCAGCTGGACGACCTGGTCAAGGCCGCCTACCTGACGCTGCCGCCGGAGATCCTGCGCAGCCTGGACGAGGCCAGCGCGTGGCGTTGA
- a CDS encoding ABC transporter substrate-binding protein, which yields MSKKKSAVFAIAGALGLAAALHSGGAALSAPAGQKSVAVMAIVEHPALDAVRDGVKDALKAKGYDASKNLKWQYQSAQGNTGTAAQIARKFVGDRPDAIVAIATPAAQAVVAATKDIPVVYAAVTDPVAAQLVPSMGPSGTNVTGVSDALELDRQIDLIRKIVPNAKRVGIVYNPGEANSVVVVKQLQELLPKAGMSLVEAAAPRTVDVAAAARSLIGKVDVIYTSTDNNVVSAYESLVKVGADAKIPLIAADNDSVKRGAIAAQGVDYYQLGQQVGDIVVRILKGEKPGAIPSATVNKVQLTLNPAAAQAQGVALPEALIKSAATVIK from the coding sequence ATGTCCAAGAAAAAATCCGCCGTATTCGCGATTGCCGGCGCCTTGGGGCTGGCTGCCGCGCTGCACTCGGGCGGAGCCGCGCTATCCGCGCCTGCCGGGCAGAAGTCGGTGGCCGTGATGGCCATCGTCGAGCATCCCGCGCTGGATGCCGTGCGCGACGGCGTCAAGGACGCGCTCAAGGCGAAAGGCTACGACGCGAGCAAGAACCTGAAATGGCAATACCAGAGCGCGCAGGGCAACACCGGCACCGCCGCGCAGATCGCCCGCAAGTTCGTCGGCGACCGTCCCGATGCCATCGTCGCCATCGCCACGCCGGCGGCGCAGGCCGTGGTGGCCGCCACCAAGGATATCCCGGTCGTCTATGCCGCCGTCACCGATCCCGTGGCGGCGCAGCTGGTGCCGTCGATGGGGCCGTCCGGCACCAACGTCACCGGCGTTTCCGACGCGCTGGAACTGGACCGGCAGATCGACCTGATCCGCAAGATCGTGCCCAACGCCAAGCGCGTGGGCATCGTCTACAACCCCGGCGAGGCCAATTCCGTGGTCGTCGTCAAGCAGTTGCAGGAACTCCTGCCCAAGGCCGGCATGAGCCTGGTGGAAGCCGCCGCCCCGCGCACCGTGGACGTCGCCGCCGCCGCGCGCAGCCTGATCGGCAAGGTGGACGTCATCTACACCAGCACGGACAACAACGTCGTGTCCGCCTACGAGTCGCTGGTCAAGGTGGGCGCCGACGCCAAGATCCCACTGATCGCGGCGGACAACGACAGCGTCAAGCGCGGCGCGATCGCCGCGCAAGGGGTGGATTACTACCAGCTGGGCCAGCAGGTCGGCGACATCGTGGTGCGCATCCTGAAGGGTGAAAAACCGGGCGCGATTCCGTCGGCCACGGTCAACAAGGTGCAGCTCACCCTGAACCCCGCCGCCGCCCAGGCCCAGGGCGTCGCCTTGCCGGAAGCCCTGATCAAGTCGGCCGCGACGGTCATCAAGTAA
- a CDS encoding ABC transporter permease produces MSFFSLLGALEIGLVFSLVALGVLISFRLLRFPDLTVDGSFPLGAAVAATMISAGFNPFAATGCAILAGALAGWVTGWLNIKLRIMDLLASILVMIALYSINLRVMGRPNVPLITEPTVYTMLQPKWLSDYMARPLILLVVVIACKLLLDWFLSTELGLALRATGANPRMARAQGVNTGRLVLGGMALSNALVALAGALFAQAQGGADISMGLGTIVIGLAAVIVGESLLPARRIALATLAVILGAIVYRFFVTLALNIDFIGLQAQDLNLVTAVLVTIALVIPRLRRRRRSGQGA; encoded by the coding sequence ATGTCTTTTTTCTCTTTGCTGGGCGCGCTGGAGATCGGCCTGGTCTTCAGCCTGGTGGCCCTGGGCGTCCTGATTTCCTTTCGCTTGCTGCGCTTCCCCGACCTGACGGTCGATGGCAGTTTCCCGTTGGGCGCCGCCGTGGCGGCCACCATGATCTCGGCGGGTTTCAATCCCTTCGCCGCGACCGGTTGCGCCATCCTGGCGGGCGCCCTGGCGGGCTGGGTGACGGGCTGGCTGAACATCAAGCTGCGCATCATGGACCTGCTCGCCAGCATCCTGGTCATGATCGCCTTGTATTCGATCAACCTGCGCGTGATGGGCCGCCCGAACGTGCCGCTGATCACCGAACCCACCGTCTACACCATGCTGCAGCCCAAGTGGCTCAGCGACTACATGGCGCGTCCCCTGATCCTGCTGGTGGTGGTGATCGCCTGCAAGCTGCTGCTGGACTGGTTTCTTTCCACCGAGCTGGGGCTGGCGCTGCGGGCGACCGGCGCCAATCCGCGCATGGCGCGCGCGCAGGGCGTCAACACCGGACGGCTCGTCCTGGGCGGCATGGCGTTGTCCAACGCCCTGGTGGCGCTGGCCGGCGCCCTGTTCGCGCAGGCGCAGGGCGGAGCGGACATATCCATGGGCCTGGGCACCATCGTCATCGGCCTGGCCGCGGTCATCGTCGGCGAAAGCCTGCTGCCGGCGCGCCGCATCGCGCTGGCCACGCTGGCGGTCATCCTGGGCGCCATCGTCTACCGCTTTTTCGTCACGCTGGCGCTGAACATCGATTTCATCGGCCTGCAGGCCCAGGACCTGAACCTGGTGACCGCGGTGCTGGTGACGATCGCGCTGGTGATCCCGCGCCTGCGGCGGCGCCGGCGTTCGGGACAAGGGGCCTGA
- a CDS encoding ABC transporter ATP-binding protein, translating to MLTAHDLHITFNPGTPIETRALRGLSLHIPTGQFVTVIGSNGAGKSTFLNAVSGDQAVDSGRIEIDGRDMTRQPSWSRADYVARVFQDPMAGTCEDLTIEENMALAQARGARRGLRHAVKAAMRGGFRERLATLGLGLENRLGDRIGLLSGGQRQAVSLLMAALRPSRLLLLDEHTAALDPRTADFVLGLTARIVAENRLTTLMVTHSMRQALEVGDRTVMLHQGQVVLDVSGEARQGLTVPDLLAMFERVRGEKLADDALLLD from the coding sequence ATGCTGACCGCCCACGACCTGCACATTACCTTCAATCCCGGCACGCCCATCGAAACCCGCGCCCTGCGCGGCTTGTCCCTGCACATCCCGACCGGCCAGTTCGTCACCGTCATCGGCTCCAACGGCGCCGGCAAGTCGACGTTCCTGAATGCGGTGTCGGGCGACCAGGCGGTGGATAGCGGCCGCATCGAAATCGACGGCAGGGACATGACCCGCCAGCCGTCCTGGAGCCGCGCCGATTACGTCGCCCGCGTGTTCCAGGATCCCATGGCCGGCACCTGCGAGGACCTGACCATCGAGGAAAACATGGCGCTGGCGCAGGCTCGCGGCGCCCGCCGCGGCCTGCGGCACGCCGTCAAGGCCGCCATGCGCGGCGGGTTCCGCGAACGCCTGGCCACCCTGGGGCTGGGCTTGGAAAACCGCCTGGGCGACCGCATCGGACTGCTGTCGGGCGGCCAGCGCCAGGCCGTCAGCCTGCTGATGGCGGCCCTGCGGCCTTCGCGTCTGCTGCTGCTGGACGAACACACGGCGGCGCTCGATCCGCGCACCGCCGACTTCGTGCTCGGCCTGACCGCGCGCATCGTCGCCGAAAACCGTCTGACCACGCTGATGGTGACGCACAGCATGCGCCAGGCCCTGGAAGTCGGCGATCGCACCGTCATGCTGCATCAGGGCCAGGTGGTGCTGGACGTCTCCGGCGAAGCGCGCCAGGGGCTGACCGTGCCCGACCTGCTCGCCATGTTCGAGCGGGTTCGGGGCGAAAAGCTGGCCGACGACGCCTTGCTGCTGGACTGA
- a CDS encoding patatin-like phospholipase family protein → MARSRREKCAYGTVALVLQGGGALGSYQAGVYEGLHDDGLRPDWVAGISIGAINAAIIAGSPADERVERLRGFWETICRSYGYESLPWGAWMNGRLAAASALFHGQPGFFKPRVPPPFFQQGIAATSYYDTSPLLETLRTYVDFGLLNNGSVRASFGAVNVRTGNFSYFDSTQCELTPHHVMASGALPPGFPPVEIDGEYYWDGGLVSNTPLYYVLTGSPMRDTLVFQVDLWPARGPLPANMDEVEERRKDIQYSSRTRLVTDTLKSNIKLREDLQRVLALLPPQRRKAPDLAEIRRDAQIPAVNVINLIYDTKNYERHSKDYEFGIEAMRDHWASGLADIRSTLGLPGVLDLPPEGEHFVTHDIHRPDNV, encoded by the coding sequence ATGGCCCGATCCAGGCGCGAGAAGTGTGCATACGGCACGGTGGCGTTGGTCCTGCAGGGCGGCGGGGCGCTCGGTTCCTACCAGGCCGGCGTGTACGAAGGCCTGCACGACGATGGCCTGCGGCCCGATTGGGTGGCGGGGATTTCCATCGGCGCCATCAATGCCGCCATCATCGCCGGTTCGCCGGCGGACGAACGTGTGGAGCGCCTGCGCGGCTTCTGGGAAACCATCTGCCGGTCCTACGGATACGAAAGCCTGCCGTGGGGCGCATGGATGAACGGGCGGCTGGCGGCGGCCTCGGCGCTGTTCCATGGGCAGCCCGGGTTCTTCAAGCCGCGCGTGCCGCCGCCGTTCTTCCAGCAGGGCATCGCCGCCACCAGCTATTACGACACGTCGCCGCTGCTGGAGACGCTGCGCACCTATGTCGATTTCGGCCTGCTGAACAATGGGTCCGTGCGCGCCAGCTTCGGCGCGGTGAACGTGCGTACCGGCAATTTTTCCTACTTCGACAGCACGCAGTGCGAGCTGACGCCGCATCACGTCATGGCGTCCGGCGCCTTGCCGCCGGGATTTCCGCCCGTCGAAATCGACGGCGAATACTACTGGGACGGCGGCCTGGTATCGAACACGCCGCTCTACTACGTGCTGACGGGCAGCCCCATGCGCGACACCCTGGTGTTCCAGGTCGATCTCTGGCCGGCGCGCGGCCCGCTGCCCGCGAACATGGACGAGGTCGAAGAGCGCCGCAAGGACATCCAGTACTCCAGCCGCACGCGGCTGGTGACCGATACCCTGAAATCCAACATCAAGCTGCGCGAAGACCTGCAGCGCGTGCTGGCCCTGCTGCCGCCCCAGCGGCGCAAGGCGCCCGACCTGGCGGAGATCCGCCGCGACGCGCAGATTCCGGCGGTCAACGTGATCAACCTGATCTACGACACCAAGAACTACGAGCGCCATTCCAAGGATTACGAGTTCGGTATCGAGGCCATGCGCGACCACTGGGCGTCCGGCCTGGCCGATATCCGCTCCACGCTGGGGCTGCCCGGCGTGCTGGACCTGCCGCCGGAAGGCGAGCATTTCGTGACGCACGACATCCATCGTCCGGACAACGTCTGA
- a CDS encoding response regulator transcription factor, with protein sequence MESCTQTENTPLSLALWEPDDDTRNRTVHLLARLGFHVHGCRDAAGLFQWLDLRDPDLVLVGASAPVSQVVDAVLPRLSAQYGAGILLQAPDAAEQTRLNALQAGAHMCLDRRYEANELAALLRAQARRAMRQRRRSAGAAGAAIPPVHPASTPAASPAARAAPTPNAVGLVGSTDIAGLLGSAPGSRTAGYALRGMALQGGALAAGNASAAGAARGLPAREPWRVLYQGWVLVTPAGKRIHLTGTERACFICLLDNPKRELSRSAMSAFMTATNLRSVNVAISRLRKKVQESGERLPLHTVHGMGYVFVGELATQE encoded by the coding sequence ATGGAATCGTGCACTCAGACTGAAAATACGCCGCTTTCCCTGGCCCTGTGGGAGCCGGACGACGATACCCGCAATCGGACCGTCCATCTGCTCGCCCGGCTGGGCTTTCACGTTCATGGCTGCCGTGACGCGGCCGGCCTTTTCCAGTGGCTGGACCTGCGCGATCCGGACCTGGTGCTGGTCGGGGCGAGCGCGCCGGTCAGCCAGGTGGTGGATGCCGTGCTGCCACGCCTCAGCGCGCAATACGGCGCCGGCATCCTGCTGCAGGCGCCCGACGCCGCCGAGCAGACCCGGCTGAACGCGTTGCAGGCAGGCGCCCACATGTGCCTGGACCGGCGCTACGAGGCGAACGAACTCGCCGCGCTGCTGCGTGCCCAGGCGCGCCGGGCGATGCGCCAGCGCCGGCGATCGGCGGGGGCCGCGGGCGCGGCCATCCCGCCCGTCCATCCCGCGTCGACGCCGGCCGCCAGTCCCGCCGCCCGGGCCGCGCCGACCCCCAACGCCGTGGGATTGGTCGGATCCACCGATATCGCCGGCCTGCTGGGATCGGCGCCAGGCAGCCGCACCGCCGGCTATGCCTTGCGGGGCATGGCCCTGCAGGGCGGCGCGCTCGCGGCCGGCAATGCGTCGGCGGCGGGCGCCGCGCGCGGCTTGCCCGCCCGCGAGCCCTGGCGCGTGCTGTACCAGGGCTGGGTCCTGGTGACGCCCGCCGGCAAGCGCATCCATCTGACGGGCACGGAGCGGGCCTGCTTCATCTGCCTGCTGGACAATCCCAAGCGCGAGCTGTCCCGCTCGGCCATGAGCGCATTCATGACTGCCACCAATCTGCGTTCGGTGAACGTGGCGATCAGCCGCCTGCGCAAAAAGGTGCAGGAAAGCGGCGAAAGGCTGCCCTTGCATACCGTGCACGGCATGGGCTATGTGTTCGTGGGGGAACTGGCCACGCAGGAGTAG
- a CDS encoding pyridoxine 5'-phosphate synthase: MIDLGVNIDHVATLRQQRHTDYPDPVEAALRAEDAGADVITLHLREDRRHIQDADVRRLRPLLRTRMNLECAVTREMLDIACDVRPQDVCLVPEKRAELTTEGGLDVVGGLAAVTGAVSQLHDAGIRVSLFIDPDAGQIAAAARSGARVIELHTGAYAEADGDAAQAELERIRRAVAEGLRHGLQVNAGHGLHYGNVQPIAALDGVAELNIGHAIVARAVFDGWEKAVRDMKALMVRARVAPDIR, translated from the coding sequence ATGATAGACCTAGGCGTAAATATCGACCACGTAGCCACGCTGCGCCAGCAACGGCACACCGATTATCCCGACCCTGTCGAAGCGGCCCTGCGCGCCGAAGACGCCGGCGCCGACGTAATTACCCTGCACCTGCGCGAAGACCGGCGCCATATCCAGGACGCCGATGTCCGGCGCCTGCGGCCGCTGCTGCGCACCCGGATGAACCTGGAATGCGCGGTCACCCGCGAAATGCTGGACATCGCCTGCGATGTGCGCCCGCAGGACGTCTGCCTTGTGCCGGAAAAGCGCGCCGAACTGACCACGGAAGGCGGCCTGGATGTCGTGGGCGGCCTGGCCGCCGTCACCGGCGCCGTGTCGCAGCTGCACGATGCCGGCATCCGGGTGTCCCTGTTCATCGATCCCGACGCCGGGCAGATCGCCGCGGCCGCCCGCAGCGGGGCCCGCGTGATCGAGCTGCACACGGGCGCCTATGCCGAAGCCGATGGCGACGCCGCCCAGGCCGAACTGGAGCGCATCCGGCGCGCCGTGGCCGAAGGGCTGCGGCACGGGCTGCAGGTCAATGCCGGGCACGGGCTGCACTACGGCAACGTCCAGCCCATCGCCGCGCTGGACGGCGTCGCGGAACTGAACATCGGGCATGCCATCGTGGCGCGCGCGGTGTTCGACGGCTGGGAAAAAGCCGTGCGGGACATGAAGGCGCTGATGGTGCGGGCACGCGTGGCACCGGATATCCGCTGA
- the acpS gene encoding holo-ACP synthase, with the protein MHPAHPIASPAGAMPAIAGIGLDLIRIDRIERALRRHGDRFAEKVLGEQELAKFHARRARDPRRGVRFLATRFAVKEAFSKAIGLGMRMPMTWRRVQTLNAPGGRPVLVLSPELLAWYEPRFGAAHVSLTDETDMAAAYVIVERRTA; encoded by the coding sequence ATGCACCCGGCGCATCCCATTGCCAGCCCGGCGGGCGCCATGCCGGCCATCGCCGGCATCGGCCTGGACCTGATCCGCATCGATCGCATCGAGCGGGCGCTGCGGCGCCACGGCGACCGTTTTGCCGAGAAGGTGCTGGGCGAACAGGAACTGGCCAAGTTCCATGCGCGGCGCGCGCGCGATCCGCGCCGCGGCGTGCGCTTCCTGGCCACCCGGTTCGCGGTCAAGGAAGCTTTTTCCAAGGCGATAGGACTGGGCATGCGCATGCCCATGACATGGCGCCGGGTGCAGACGCTGAACGCGCCCGGCGGGCGTCCCGTTCTGGTACTGTCGCCGGAATTGCTGGCCTGGTACGAGCCCCGCTTCGGCGCCGCGCACGTATCGCTGACCGATGAGACCGACATGGCCGCCGCTTATGTGATCGTCGAACGGCGGACCGCGTGA